In Fusarium oxysporum f. sp. lycopersici 4287 chromosome 2, whole genome shotgun sequence, a genomic segment contains:
- a CDS encoding hypothetical protein (At least one base has a quality score < 10): MNGHSSQNGTSSQNVHSAQNGRQNGHSVNGHAPGEPAPMSKQEEELLNLTLQLRDKKDQDKKYARFHGDMLIGNPIEQKVGLWGDFKRILSKPNVWPAVGRTVDGLVTGTGLDGQSAATIGGNLSDYSVARNNLINSQVKDKYDKMLHPPLTYLGDAFQYRTADGKFNSAINPHLGQAGAPYAKTVPSKTAPLGALPDPADLFDKLMARQEGGRDSQSGLSAMLIYHATIIIHDIFRTNDNDKNISDSSSYLDLSPLYGYTNEMQRKIRDDKYKLGLLKPDTFAEDRLLRQPPGVCIMLVMYNRYHNYAARQLLRINENNRFRVPKMYEKTQLVSLIYQVIAQYDQNGEKKLPPALEAKCKEYEKVWRKVRAERPADPPSAPEQLPDEAPEEKKNREDAEAKKKAAEDAITAFEARDLYQGLVTLTKELEKVISNKADEISAKSEELGKEFKEQCEKFKEAWEAAWNKQDDDLFNTARLITCGMYIQISVHDYLRALMGFHQFDTNFTLDPRADFDQKKTSRGIGNQVTVEFNLLYRFHCAISMKDEAYTEEYMERVIGLKDPKNTSLPAFLMAMKKLGEDGARDLKRNKVNEPWNVTFGIPDPKPVPTAGDGSGNSSDSGISLNRAATDASKATDAKDKPKSKNFTRNAITNLFDDQQMLDELTKAMDDPISNFGPRNVPKCLKSVEIMGILQARKWECGTLNDFRDFFSLPRHASFESVTKNVEIQNALRDLYEHPDKIELYPGIFCESDEKMGLDPGPSESSSALWSAIFSDAITLVRSDRFYTVDWNTNSLTSWGMKEVTPNNEILKSSVFHRLLQRAFPGWFPSNTIRFFHPFYTTKQNGAYAEAQGYGDWFKETVGKPKNKAVVAAPVCKPEKPWYLDQYDDICIVLKGDNSDQFTNPAYYYQANLPPVVRDVLKPDKEKEKKLPKSSVKIDNYVRDSEEELKQYLDELMKEMIKRESISMTNSTFQVDATRDFAIPVVTHYVAEFLGFGDKLCKDPSQSKGLYSENQIYQHITNCQIFLTYNADETKWLQRREAFKASMKALIELTQKGTIWEANQWDITIALFGKKKTNAMHDLGVFVAKEVLAYEKDQNKAAAILLLICLDFAYNAVVSFTATLDGFMKDLYAAADGRPHLKLGLRKFARKDTEQPLWVQAIDDVFGSRADSALHFEQLVQEMAHNTVKQPIIRKALKDGDYTFKGVNDGKTVHIKEGQAIILDVIKASAKVTTEDEREFLNNQLSIADKFGVFSPRRFATISLTSMVKFIATMKNARRGHDTQGKLKKINLDYTPEGYANYMAPGRVQWIENQLNTSIRKQHCK, from the exons ATGAACGGCCACTCATCACAGAACGGTACCTCCTCGCAGAATGTCCACTCCGCACAGAATGGTCGCCAGAATGGACACTCTGTGAACGGCCACGCCCCGGGAGAGCCCGCCCCTATGAGCAAGCAGGAGGAGGAACTCCTGAACCTCACTCTCCAGCTCAGAGACAAGAAGGACCAGGACAAGAAATATGCCAGGTTTCACGGAGACATGCTTATCGGT AACCCAATTGAACAAAAAGTTGGCTTGTGGGGAGATTTCAAGAGGATTTTATCCAAGCCAAATGTCTGGCCTGCTGTAGGCCGCACTGTCGATGGCCTTGTCACAGGCACTGGACTTGAT GGACAAAGCGCTGCTACCATTGGAGGAAATCTCTCCGACTACAGTGTAGCACGCAACAACCTGATCAATAGCCAGGTCAAGGACAAGTATGACAAAATGTTGCACC CTCCTTTGACATACCTTGGAGACGCTTTCCAGTATCGAACTGCCGATGGCAAGTTCAACAGTGCCATCAACCCCCATCTTGGTCAAGCTGGTGCTCCATACGCCAAGACTGTTCCCTCCAAGACAGCGCCTCTTGGAGCACTCCCTGATCCTGCCGATCTCTTTGACAAGTTGATGGCGCGACAAGAGGGTGGCCGAGACAGTCAATCTGGCTTGTCTGCCATGCTCATCTATCACGCTACCATTATTATCCATGATATCTTCAGAACCAATGATAACGACAAGAACATCTCGGACAGTTCTTCTTATCTTGATTTGTCGCCTCTCTATGGATACACCAATGAGATGCAGCGAAAGATCCGAGATGACAAGTACAAGCTTGGACTCTTGAAGCCTGACACCTTTGCCGAAGATCGTCTTCTGCGACAACCCCCCGGCGTCTGCATTATGCTGGTTATGTATAACCGATATCATAACTACGCTGCGCGCCAGCTTCTCCGCATCAATGAGAACAATCGCTTTAGGGTTCCCAAGATGTACGAGAAGACTCAGCTCGTCTCTTTGATCTACCAAGTTATTGCTCAGTATGATCAAAATGGCGAGAAGAAACTTCCTCCTGCTCTTGAGGCTAAGTGCAAGGAGTACGAAAAGGTCTGGAGGAAAGTTCGTGCAGAACGACCCGCGGATCCACCATCGGCCCCGGAACAGCTGCCAGACGAGGCCCctgaggaaaagaagaaccGAGAGGACGCTGAGGCGAaaaagaaggctgctgaagatgccaTTACTGCTTTTGAGGCCAGGGACCTGTACCAAGGTCTCGTCACATTGACTaaggagcttgagaaagTTATCTCAAATAAGGCAGATGAGATCAGTGCCAAGTCCGAGGAACTCGGTAAAGAGTTCAAGGAGCAGTGtgagaagttcaaggaggCTTGGGAAGCCGCTTGGAACAAACAAGACGACGATCTTTTCAACACAGCTCGTCTCATCACCTGCGGCATGTACATCCAGATCTCAGTCCACGACTATCTCAGAGCTCTCATGGGTTTCCACCAGTTCGACACCAACTTCACTCTTGATCCTCGTGCGGACTTCgaccagaagaagaccaGTCGGGGTATTGGTAACCAGGTCACCGTCGAGTTCAACCTTTTGTACCGTTTCCACTGTGCCATCTCTATGAAGGACGAGGCGTACACTGAGGAGTATATGGAAAGAGTCATCGGCTTGAAGGACCCAAAGAACACTTCGCTCCCCGCCTTCCTCATGGCCATGAAGAAACTGGGTGAGGATGGCGCTCGTGACCTCAAGAGAAACAAGGTCAATGAGCCGTGGAACGTCACCTTTGGTATCCCTGATCCGAAGCCAGTTCCTACTGCTGGAGATGGATCAGGAAATAGCTCCGATAGCGGTATTTCTCTGAACCGTGCTGCTACAGATGCTAGTAAGGCAACGGATGCTAAGGACAAGCCCAAGTCCAAGAACTTCACGCGAAACGCTATTACCAATCTCTTTGACGACCAGCAGATGCTGGATGAGCTTACCAAGGCCATGGACGATCCTATCTCCAACTTTGGGCCCCGCAACGTCCCCAAGTGTCTTAAGTCTGTTGAGATCATGGGTATTCTGCAAGCTCGAAAGTGGGAGTGTGGTACTCTCAACGACTTTAGagacttcttcagcttgccaCGACATGCTTCGTTTGAGAGTGTCACTAAGAACGTTGAGATCCAGAATGCTCTGAGAGATCTTTATGAGCACCCTGATAAGATTGAGTTATACCCCGGTATCTTCTGCGAGTCTGACGAGAAGATGGGACTTGATCCTGGTCCTAGCGAGTCAAGCTCTGCTCTTTGGTCTGCTATTTTCTCAGATGCTATTACCCTCGTCCGTTCTGATCGCTTCTATACTGTTGATTGGAATACCAACTCTTTGACCTCATGGGGTATGAAGGAAGTCACTCCTAATAACGAGATCCTCAAGAGTTCAGTTTTCCATCGCCTGCTTCAACGAGCTTTCCCTGGTTGGTTCCCCTCCAACACTATCCgcttcttccatcccttCTACACAACCAAGCAGAACGGTGCATACGCCGAGGCCCAAGGCTATGGTGATTGGTTCAAGGAGACTGTTGGCAAGCCGAAGAACAAGGCTGTTGTCGCAGCTCCTGTGTGTAAGCCCGAGAAGCCGTGGTATCTTGATCAGTACGACGATATCTGCATTGTCTTGAAGGGCGACAACAGTGACCAATTCACCAATCCTGCATACTACTATCAAGCAAACTTGCCGCCTGTTGTAAGGGACGTATTGAAGCCcgacaaggagaaggagaagaaactaCCCAAGTCATCAGTCAAGATCGACAACTATGTTAGGGATTCTGAGGAGGAGTTGAAGCAGTATCTGGACGaattgatgaaggagatgatcAAGAGGGAGTCTATATCTATGACAAACTCTACGTTCCAGGTTGATGCTACCAGAGA TTTTGCCATTCCCGTCGTCACTCACTACGTCGCTGAGTTCCTCGGCTTTGGAGACAAGCTCTGCAAGGATCCCTCACAAAGCAAGGGCTTGTACAGCGAGAACCAAATCTACCAGCACATCACCAACTGTCAGATCTTCCTCACTTACAACGCTGACGAGACCAAGTGGTTGCAACGTCGTGAGGCATTCAAAGCCTCTATGAAGGCCCTGATTGAGCTGACCCAGAAGGGTACTATCTGGGAGGCTAATCAGTGGGATATCACCATTGCATTATTTggtaagaagaagacaaaTGCTATGCATGATCTTGGAGTCTTTGTTGCCAAGGAGGTTTTGGCCTATGAGAAGGATCAGAACAAGGCTGCTGCTATACTGCTTCTCATTTGTCTTGACTTTGCTTACAATGCAGTCGTCTCA TTTACTGCTACTTTGGATGGCTTCATGAAGGATCTTTACGCTGCTGCTGATGGCCGTCCGCACTTAAAGCTTGGTCTTAGGAAGTTCGCCAGGAAAGACACTGAGCAGCCACTTTGGGTTCAGGCAATAGACGATGTCTTCGGTAGTCGAGCAGATTCAGCTCTCCACTTTGAACAATTGGTTCAAGAGATGGCTCATAACACTGTTAAGCAGCCCATCATACGCAAGGCCTTGAAGGATGGTGATTATACCTTCAAGGGCGTGAACGACGGAAAGACAGTTCATATCAAGGAGGGACAGGCAATTATCCTCGATGTC ATCAAAGCGAGTGCAAAAGTCACGACGGAAGACGAAAGGGAATTCTTGAACAACCAACTCAGCATCGCCGACAAGTTCGGTGTCTTCTCACCACGACGTTTCGCTACTATCTCTTTGACCTCTATGGTCAAGTTCATCGCCACAATGAAGAATGCCCGGCGTGGACATGATACACAGggcaagctgaagaagatcaaccTCGACTACACCCCCGAAGGATACGCCAACTACATGGCGCCCGGACGAGTCCAGTGGATCGAGAACCAA